From Polaribacter haliotis:
AATACCAACTCTACCTTTTTTAAAGATAAATCCTGGCATAATACCAACTTTAGCTTCATCTGGTGTAATTACACCAGGGCAGTTAGGACCAACTAATCTACAATCTTTATTATCGATATAAGCTTTTACTTTTACCATATCTGCAGTAGGAATTCCTTCTGTAATACAAATAATTACTTTAATTCCTGCATCTGCAGATTCCATAATTGCATCTGCAGCAAAAGCTGGTGGTACAAATATAATTGAAGTGTCTGCTCCTACTTTTTCTACAGATTCTGCAACTGTATTAAAAACTGGTTTACCTAAATGTTCTTGACCTCCTTTTCCTGGGGTTACACCACCAACAACGTTAGTTCCATAATCAATCATTTGACCAGCATGAAAAGTACCTTCACTACCTGTAAAACCTTGAACAATAATTTTTGAATTTTTATTTACTAAAACACTCATTCGTTTCTAATTTTATTTTGTTATGCAAAAATAGCTCTTTGTTCGCTTTCTAAAAAAGAATTTTTATATATTCTTTCTATCTTTTAAAAAACGCTTTATTTCTGCCATTTCTTTTAATTTTTCTCTTGATTCTGAAATTGGAGTTCCAAAATAACTTTTTCCTCCAGGAACAGATTTGGTA
This genomic window contains:
- the sucD gene encoding succinate--CoA ligase subunit alpha translates to MSVLVNKNSKIIVQGFTGSEGTFHAGQMIDYGTNVVGGVTPGKGGQEHLGKPVFNTVAESVEKVGADTSIIFVPPAFAADAIMESADAGIKVIICITEGIPTADMVKVKAYIDNKDCRLVGPNCPGVITPDEAKVGIMPGFIFKKGRVGIVSKSGTLTYEAADQVVKQGFGITTAIGIGGDPIIGTTTKEAVELLMNDPETEAIVMIGEIGGNLEAEAAQWIKADGNRKPVVGFIAGQTAPAGRTMGHAGAIVGGADDTAQAKMKILAENGVHVVSSPAKIGEMVASVLK